The Streptomyces nitrosporeus genome includes a window with the following:
- the rpsO gene encoding 30S ribosomal protein S15, with protein MPLDAATKKQIMAEFAQKEGDTGSPEVQVAMLSRRISDLTEHLKTHKHDHHSRRGLLILVGQRRRLLQYLAKKDIQRFRALVDRLGIRRGAAGGAK; from the coding sequence GTGCCGCTCGACGCCGCTACGAAGAAGCAGATCATGGCCGAGTTCGCCCAGAAGGAGGGCGACACCGGCTCCCCCGAGGTCCAGGTGGCGATGCTCTCCCGCCGGATCTCGGACCTGACGGAGCACCTCAAGACGCACAAGCACGACCACCACTCCCGTCGCGGTCTGCTGATCCTGGTCGGCCAGCGCCGCCGCCTTCTGCAGTACCTCGCCAAGAAGGACATCCAGCGCTTCCGTGCGCTCGTCGACCGCCTCGGCATCCGCCGTGGTGCGGCCGGCGGCGCCAAGTAA
- a CDS encoding polyribonucleotide nucleotidyltransferase — protein MENETHYAEAVIDNGTFGTRTIRFETGRLAKQAAGSAVAYLDDDTMVLSATTASKRPKDQLDFFPLTVDVEERQYAAGKIPGSFFRREGRPSEDAILTCRLIDRPLRPSFAKGLRNEIQIVETVMALNPDHLYDVIAINAASCSTQLAGLPFSGPIGGTRVALIKGQWVAFPTHTELEDAVFDMVVAGRVLEDGDVAIMMVEAEATEKTIQLVKEGAEAPTEEVVAAGLEAAKPFIKVLCKAQSDLAAKAAKPTGEFPVFLDYQDDVLEALTKAVSTELAKALTIAGKQERETELDRIKEIAAEKLLPAFEGREKEISGAYRALTKKLVRERVIKDKVRIDGRGVTDIRTLAAEVEAIPRVHGSALFERGETQILGVTTLNMLRMEQQLDTLSPVTRKRYMHNYNFPPYSVGETGRVGSPKRREIGHGALAERAIVPVLPSREEFPYAIRQVSEALGSNGSTSMGSVCASTMSLLNAGVPLKAAVAGIAMGLISQEIDGKTHYVALTDILGAEDAFGDMDFKVAGTKQFVTALQLDTKLDGIPASVLAAALKQARDARLHILDVMNEAIDVPDEMSPNAPRIITVKIPVDKIGEVIGPKGKMINQIQEDTGADITIEDDGTIYIGAQQGSQAEAARATINAIANPTMPEVGERYLGTVVKTTTFGAFVSLMPGKDGLLHISQIRKLAGGKRVENVEDVLGVGAKVQVEIAEIDSRGKLSLVPVIEGEEDEKKDDAAK, from the coding sequence GTGGAGAACGAGACCCACTACGCCGAGGCCGTCATCGACAACGGCACCTTCGGCACCCGCACCATCCGCTTCGAGACGGGCCGCCTCGCCAAGCAGGCCGCCGGCTCCGCCGTGGCGTACCTGGACGACGACACCATGGTGCTGTCGGCCACCACCGCTTCCAAGCGGCCCAAGGACCAGCTCGACTTCTTCCCCCTCACGGTGGACGTCGAGGAGCGCCAGTACGCCGCCGGCAAGATCCCCGGCTCCTTCTTCCGTCGTGAGGGCCGGCCCTCCGAGGACGCGATCCTCACCTGCCGCCTGATCGACCGCCCGCTGCGCCCCTCCTTCGCGAAGGGCCTGCGCAACGAGATCCAGATCGTCGAGACGGTCATGGCGCTCAACCCCGACCACCTCTACGACGTGATCGCGATCAACGCCGCCTCCTGCTCCACGCAGCTGGCCGGCCTGCCCTTCTCCGGCCCGATCGGCGGCACCCGTGTCGCGCTGATCAAGGGCCAGTGGGTCGCCTTCCCGACGCACACCGAGCTCGAGGACGCCGTCTTCGACATGGTCGTCGCGGGCCGCGTCCTGGAGGACGGCGACGTCGCGATCATGATGGTCGAGGCCGAGGCCACCGAGAAGACCATCCAGCTCGTCAAGGAAGGCGCCGAGGCCCCGACCGAGGAGGTCGTCGCCGCCGGTCTCGAGGCCGCGAAGCCCTTCATCAAGGTCCTCTGCAAGGCCCAGTCCGACCTCGCCGCCAAGGCCGCCAAGCCCACCGGCGAGTTCCCGGTCTTCCTCGACTACCAGGACGACGTCCTGGAGGCGCTCACCAAGGCCGTCAGCACCGAGCTCGCCAAGGCGCTCACCATCGCCGGCAAGCAGGAGCGCGAGACGGAGCTGGACCGCATCAAGGAGATCGCGGCCGAGAAGCTGCTCCCGGCCTTCGAGGGCCGCGAGAAGGAGATCTCCGGTGCCTACCGCGCGCTGACCAAGAAGCTGGTCCGCGAGCGCGTCATCAAGGACAAGGTCCGCATCGACGGCCGCGGCGTCACGGACATCCGTACGCTCGCCGCCGAGGTCGAGGCGATCCCGCGCGTGCACGGCTCGGCGCTGTTCGAGCGTGGCGAGACCCAGATCCTGGGCGTCACCACCCTCAACATGCTCCGCATGGAGCAGCAGCTGGACACCCTCTCCCCGGTGACCCGCAAGCGCTACATGCACAACTACAACTTCCCGCCGTACTCCGTCGGTGAGACCGGCCGCGTGGGCTCGCCCAAGCGCCGCGAGATCGGCCACGGCGCGCTCGCCGAGCGCGCCATCGTGCCGGTGCTGCCCTCGCGCGAGGAGTTCCCCTACGCGATCCGCCAGGTCTCCGAGGCGCTGGGCTCCAACGGCTCGACGTCCATGGGCTCGGTCTGCGCCTCCACCATGTCGCTGCTGAACGCCGGTGTGCCGCTCAAGGCCGCCGTCGCCGGTATCGCCATGGGCCTGATCTCGCAGGAGATCGACGGCAAGACCCACTACGTCGCCCTCACCGACATCCTCGGTGCGGAGGACGCCTTCGGCGACATGGACTTCAAGGTCGCCGGCACCAAGCAGTTCGTGACCGCGCTCCAGCTCGACACCAAGCTGGACGGCATCCCCGCCTCCGTCCTGGCCGCCGCGCTGAAGCAGGCCCGTGACGCGCGTCTGCACATCCTGGACGTCATGAACGAGGCCATCGACGTCCCGGACGAGATGTCCCCGAACGCCCCGCGGATCATCACCGTCAAGATCCCGGTGGACAAGATCGGTGAGGTCATCGGCCCCAAGGGCAAGATGATCAACCAGATCCAGGAGGACACCGGCGCCGACATCACGATCGAGGACGACGGCACCATCTACATCGGTGCCCAGCAGGGTTCGCAGGCCGAGGCCGCCCGCGCCACGATCAACGCCATCGCCAACCCGACCATGCCGGAGGTCGGCGAGCGCTACCTGGGTACGGTCGTCAAGACCACCACCTTCGGTGCCTTCGTCTCCCTGATGCCGGGCAAGGACGGCCTGCTGCACATCTCGCAGATCCGCAAGCTGGCCGGCGGCAAGCGCGTCGAGAACGTCGAGGACGTCCTCGGCGTCGGCGCCAAGGTCCAGGTCGAGATCGCGGAGATCGACTCCCGCGGCAAGCTCTCCCTCGTCCCCGTCATCGAGGGCGAAGAAGACGAGAAGAAGGACGACGCCGCCAAGTGA
- a CDS encoding tetratricopeptide repeat protein gives MRAKITYAVTAAVLVFYFVLAGSRGVLLIRHGTLLTVTFGVAVLILPLIGVWFLWKNTQFVRRANALAAALDAEGGLPVDELERTPSGRIDRASADAVFERRREETEDHPDDWRCWFRLAVAYQDARDTPRARKAMQRAIALHADKPVRA, from the coding sequence ATGCGCGCAAAGATCACCTACGCCGTCACCGCCGCCGTCCTGGTCTTCTACTTCGTCCTGGCCGGCAGCCGCGGCGTCCTGCTCATCCGGCACGGCACCCTGCTCACCGTCACTTTCGGCGTGGCGGTGCTGATCCTGCCGCTGATCGGGGTCTGGTTCCTCTGGAAGAACACCCAGTTCGTCCGCAGGGCCAACGCCCTCGCCGCCGCACTGGACGCGGAGGGCGGTCTGCCCGTCGACGAACTGGAACGCACCCCCTCCGGGCGCATCGACCGGGCATCCGCCGACGCCGTGTTCGAGCGGCGGCGCGAGGAGACCGAGGACCACCCGGACGACTGGCGCTGCTGGTTCCGGCTGGCCGTCGCCTACCAGGACGCCCGGGACACCCCGCGCGCCCGCAAGGCGATGCAGCGAGCCATCGCCCTGCACGCGGACAAGCCGGTACGCGCCTGA
- the eccD gene encoding type VII secretion integral membrane protein EccD, translated as MTTTAQTAPSGTGRPGPGVPAGNGTGFCRVTVVAPDSRVDVALPEDIPVADLYPEILRLSGQSPVQGAPVGYHLVRRDGTVLDGGRTLAGLRVLDGELLSLRPFSESLPPAVFDDVSDAVATAVSRDRTLWGDALMRSAGLFGGSVLLVLLGFVLWTSDIRHDMHGLPGVLAGVTALLLLALACVRARVYADRGSSVALGAGALVHAAVGGAGLLPLSAGQGIGRLQFLLACAAVLVAAVILMIAAPKGDGTFVAFVFAAAIGVLVTFAAIMTGMEPAETAAVCAPLSVGLLAFLPGLSTRFARLPIGFEPPRTTVGDYGTSDPAPQGPVDADRIAAQARRGHELLLGLVGGCALVAVGAAAVLGFSDSVWGQLLALATGVAMLMRAHLFRYTAQVGCALAAGLGALVLLGLGLSLNPPLELLSDAFKGDTTGLDIRTIWLAAAVAGVAALITAIGLIVPRKGVTPFWGRFLEIAEACVLLTLLPLCLAVFDVYHSIRALTS; from the coding sequence GTGACTACGACGGCCCAGACGGCGCCATCCGGAACAGGCCGACCGGGTCCCGGAGTTCCGGCCGGCAACGGAACGGGTTTCTGCCGCGTCACGGTCGTCGCGCCCGACAGCCGCGTCGACGTGGCACTGCCCGAGGACATCCCCGTCGCCGACCTGTACCCGGAAATCCTCCGGCTGTCCGGCCAGAGCCCCGTCCAGGGCGCCCCGGTCGGCTACCACCTGGTGCGCCGCGACGGCACCGTCCTCGACGGCGGGCGCACCCTGGCGGGCCTCCGCGTCCTCGACGGCGAACTGCTGTCCCTGCGGCCCTTCTCCGAATCCCTGCCCCCCGCGGTCTTCGACGACGTCTCGGACGCCGTCGCCACCGCCGTCTCCCGGGACCGGACCCTGTGGGGCGACGCCCTCATGCGCTCGGCCGGCCTCTTCGGGGGGTCGGTGCTGCTGGTCCTGCTCGGCTTCGTCCTGTGGACCTCCGACATCCGGCACGACATGCACGGCCTGCCGGGCGTCCTGGCCGGCGTCACCGCCCTGCTCCTCCTCGCGCTCGCCTGTGTACGCGCACGGGTGTACGCCGACCGCGGCTCCTCCGTCGCGCTGGGTGCCGGCGCGCTCGTCCACGCGGCGGTCGGCGGCGCCGGGCTGCTGCCGCTCAGTGCGGGCCAGGGCATCGGCAGGCTCCAGTTCCTGCTCGCCTGCGCGGCCGTGCTGGTCGCCGCGGTGATCCTGATGATCGCCGCCCCGAAGGGCGACGGGACCTTCGTCGCCTTCGTGTTCGCCGCCGCCATCGGCGTACTGGTCACCTTCGCCGCGATCATGACCGGCATGGAGCCCGCCGAGACCGCCGCCGTCTGCGCCCCCCTGTCCGTGGGACTCCTCGCCTTCCTGCCCGGCCTCTCCACCCGCTTCGCCCGCCTCCCCATCGGCTTCGAGCCGCCCCGCACCACCGTCGGCGACTACGGCACGTCCGACCCGGCGCCCCAGGGCCCGGTCGACGCCGACCGCATCGCCGCCCAGGCGCGCCGCGGCCACGAACTGCTCCTCGGCCTGGTCGGCGGATGTGCGCTCGTCGCCGTCGGGGCCGCCGCCGTGCTCGGTTTCTCGGACAGCGTCTGGGGCCAGCTGCTGGCCCTCGCCACCGGCGTCGCGATGCTGATGCGCGCCCACCTGTTCCGCTACACGGCCCAGGTCGGCTGCGCCCTCGCCGCGGGCCTCGGCGCCCTGGTGCTGCTGGGTCTCGGGCTGTCCCTCAATCCACCCCTCGAACTTCTGAGCGATGCTTTCAAGGGGGACACCACCGGGCTCGACATCCGTACGATCTGGCTCGCCGCGGCCGTCGCCGGCGTCGCCGCGCTGATCACCGCCATCGGCCTGATCGTGCCGCGCAAGGGGGTCACCCCTTTCTGGGGCCGCTTCCTGGAGATCGCCGAGGCGTGCGTCCTGCTCACCCTGCTGCCGCTCTGCCTGGCCGTTTTCGACGTCTACCACTCGATCCGGGCCCTCACCAGCTGA
- a CDS encoding M16 family metallopeptidase translates to MTSRSSVTTARPSSKGRAVARTQTLLPGTNGVGTVRRTVLPGGLRVVTETLPSVRSATFGIWANVGSRDETPSLNGATHYLEHLLFKGTGKRSALDISSAIDAVGGEMNAFTAKEYTCYYARVLDTDLPLAVDVVCDMLTGSLIASEDVDAERGVILEEIAMTEDDPGDCVHDLFAHTMLGDTPLGRPVLGTVDTVNALNRGQIARFYKKHYDPTHLVVAAAGNVDHATVVRQVRRAFERAGALSRTDAVPTAPRAGSRTLRTAGKVDLLNRRTEQAHVVLGMPGLARTDERRWALGVLNTALGGGMSSRLFQEVREKRGLAYSVYSYTSGFADCGLFGVYAGCRPSQVHDVLKICRDELDRVASDGLDDEEISRAVGQLSGSTVLGLEDTGALMNRIGKSELCWGEQMSVDDMLASIAAVTPDEVRAVAADLLGQRPSLSVIGPLKDKQADRLHLAVS, encoded by the coding sequence GTGACGTCCCGTAGTTCCGTGACGACGGCCCGCCCCTCCTCGAAGGGGCGGGCCGTCGCCCGTACCCAAACACTCCTCCCGGGCACGAACGGCGTCGGCACCGTCCGCCGCACGGTCCTGCCCGGCGGGCTCCGGGTCGTCACCGAGACCCTGCCCTCCGTCCGGTCCGCCACCTTCGGGATCTGGGCCAACGTCGGCTCGCGCGACGAGACGCCCTCCCTGAACGGCGCGACGCACTACCTCGAACACCTCCTCTTCAAGGGCACCGGCAAGCGCAGCGCCCTCGACATCTCCTCCGCGATCGACGCGGTCGGCGGCGAGATGAACGCTTTCACGGCGAAGGAGTACACCTGCTACTACGCGCGGGTCCTGGACACCGACCTGCCGCTGGCCGTCGACGTCGTCTGCGACATGCTGACCGGCTCGCTGATCGCCTCCGAGGACGTCGACGCCGAACGCGGTGTGATCCTCGAGGAGATCGCCATGACGGAGGACGACCCGGGCGACTGCGTGCACGACCTGTTCGCGCACACGATGCTCGGCGACACCCCGCTCGGCCGCCCCGTCCTCGGCACCGTCGACACGGTCAACGCGCTGAACCGCGGCCAGATCGCCCGCTTCTACAAGAAGCACTACGACCCCACGCACCTCGTCGTCGCCGCCGCCGGCAACGTCGACCACGCCACGGTCGTACGCCAGGTCCGCAGGGCGTTCGAGCGCGCGGGCGCCCTGTCCCGCACCGACGCCGTCCCCACCGCCCCGCGCGCGGGGTCCCGCACCCTGCGCACGGCCGGCAAGGTCGACCTGCTCAACCGCAGGACCGAGCAGGCCCACGTAGTCCTCGGCATGCCGGGCCTCGCCAGGACCGACGAGCGCCGCTGGGCGCTGGGCGTCCTGAACACCGCCCTCGGCGGCGGCATGAGCTCCCGCCTCTTCCAGGAGGTCCGGGAGAAGCGCGGCCTCGCCTACAGCGTCTACTCGTACACCTCGGGCTTCGCGGACTGCGGCCTCTTCGGTGTCTACGCGGGCTGCAGGCCCAGCCAGGTGCACGACGTCCTGAAGATCTGCCGCGACGAACTCGACCGGGTGGCGAGCGACGGCCTGGACGACGAGGAGATCAGCCGAGCCGTCGGCCAGCTCTCCGGTTCCACCGTGCTCGGGCTCGAGGACACCGGCGCGCTGATGAACCGCATCGGCAAGAGCGAACTGTGCTGGGGCGAGCAGATGTCGGTCGACGACATGCTGGCCAGTATCGCCGCAGTCACCCCGGACGAGGTCCGTGCCGTGGCCGCGGACCTGCTCGGGCAGCGGCCCTCCCTCTCGGTCATCGGACCGCTCAAGGACAAGCAGGCCGACCGCCTCCACCTCGCGGTCTCCTGA
- the thyX gene encoding FAD-dependent thymidylate synthase, with protein MTDTPEPTKAHFRDDVTVDLVKSAAADSDVLFAARVSTAGEQSLEEITKDPERSKGLINYLMRDRHGSPFEHNSMTFFISAPIFVFREFMRHRVGWSYNEESGRYRELEPVFYTPGESRKLIQRGRPGKYEFVEGTPEQHALTTRVMEDSYRQAYEAYQEMLAAGVAREVARSVLPVGLFSTMYATCNARSLMHFLGLRTQHELARVPSFPQREIEMVGEQMEQHWARLMPLTYAAFNKNGRVAP; from the coding sequence GTGACCGACACCCCCGAGCCCACGAAGGCCCACTTCCGCGACGATGTCACCGTTGACCTGGTGAAATCGGCTGCCGCCGACTCCGACGTGCTTTTCGCCGCGCGCGTCTCCACGGCGGGCGAACAGTCCCTGGAAGAGATCACCAAGGACCCCGAGCGGTCCAAGGGGCTCATCAACTACCTGATGCGGGACCGGCACGGCAGCCCGTTCGAGCACAACTCGATGACCTTCTTCATCAGCGCCCCGATCTTCGTCTTCCGCGAGTTCATGCGGCACCGGGTCGGCTGGTCCTACAACGAGGAATCAGGCCGTTACCGGGAGCTCGAACCGGTCTTCTACACGCCCGGCGAGTCCCGCAAGCTCATCCAGCGGGGCCGTCCCGGAAAGTACGAGTTCGTCGAGGGCACCCCGGAACAGCACGCGCTCACCACCCGTGTGATGGAGGACTCCTACCGCCAGGCGTACGAGGCGTACCAGGAGATGCTGGCCGCGGGCGTCGCCCGCGAGGTCGCCCGCTCGGTCCTGCCCGTCGGGCTGTTCTCCACGATGTACGCCACCTGCAACGCCCGCTCGCTCATGCATTTCCTCGGCCTGCGGACCCAGCACGAACTGGCCAGGGTCCCCTCCTTCCCGCAGCGCGAGATCGAGATGGTCGGCGAACAGATGGAGCAGCACTGGGCGCGGCTCATGCCGCTGACTTATGCGGCCTTCAACAAAAATGGACGGGTGGCCCCGTAA
- a CDS encoding ribonuclease J encodes MSHPHPELGTPPKLPKGGLRVTPLGGLGEIGRNMTVFEYGGRLLIVDCGVLFPEEEQPGIDLILPDFTTIRDRLDDVEGIVLTHGHEDHIGGVPYLLRLKPDIPLIGSKLTLALIEAKLQEHRIRPYTLEVVEGQRERIGLFDCEFIAVNHSIPDALAVAIRTPAGLAVATGDFKMDQLPLDGRLTDLHAFARLSEEGIDLLLSDSTNAEVPGFVPPERDISNVLRTVFATAQKRIIVASFASHVHRIQQILDAAHEYGRRVAFVGRSMVRNMGIARDLGYLKVPAGLVVDVRTLDDLPDDEVVLVCTGSQGEPMAALSRMANRDHQIRIVPGDTVILASSLIPGNENAVYRVINGLTRWGANVVHKGNAKVHVSGHASAGELLYFYNICKPKNLMPVHGEWRHLRANAELGALTGVPKDHIVIAEDGVVVDLVDGKAKIVGKVQAGYVYVDGLSVGDVTETSLKDRRILGDEGIISVFIVVDSSSGKIVGGPHIQARGSGIDDGAFTAVVPKVEEALNKSAQDGVMEPHQLQQLVRRTVGKWVSDTYRRRPMILPVVVEV; translated from the coding sequence TTGAGTCATCCGCACCCTGAACTCGGTACCCCGCCGAAGCTCCCGAAGGGCGGTCTGCGGGTCACCCCGCTCGGCGGCCTGGGGGAGATCGGCCGCAACATGACGGTCTTCGAGTACGGCGGCCGCCTGCTCATCGTCGACTGCGGCGTGCTCTTCCCCGAGGAGGAGCAGCCCGGTATCGACCTGATCCTGCCCGACTTCACCACCATCCGGGACCGCCTGGACGACGTCGAGGGCATCGTCCTCACGCACGGCCACGAGGACCACATCGGTGGTGTCCCCTATCTGCTCCGGCTGAAGCCGGACATCCCGCTCATCGGCTCCAAGCTCACCCTCGCGCTCATCGAGGCGAAGCTCCAGGAGCACCGGATCCGTCCCTACACCCTGGAGGTGGTGGAGGGGCAGCGGGAGCGCATCGGCCTCTTCGACTGCGAGTTCATCGCGGTCAACCACTCCATCCCGGACGCGCTGGCGGTCGCCATCCGCACCCCGGCCGGCCTGGCGGTGGCCACCGGCGACTTCAAGATGGACCAGCTCCCGCTGGACGGCCGCCTCACCGACCTGCACGCCTTCGCGCGGCTGAGCGAGGAGGGCATCGACCTGCTGCTCTCCGATTCGACCAACGCCGAGGTCCCGGGCTTCGTCCCGCCGGAGCGGGACATCTCCAACGTGCTGCGCACGGTCTTCGCGACCGCCCAGAAGCGCATCATCGTGGCCAGCTTCGCCAGCCACGTCCACCGCATCCAGCAGATCCTGGACGCCGCCCACGAGTACGGGCGCAGGGTCGCCTTCGTGGGGCGCTCCATGGTCCGGAACATGGGCATCGCCCGTGACCTGGGCTATCTGAAGGTCCCCGCCGGTCTCGTCGTGGACGTCAGGACGCTGGACGACCTGCCGGACGACGAAGTGGTGCTGGTCTGCACGGGTTCCCAGGGCGAGCCGATGGCGGCCCTCTCCCGGATGGCCAACCGGGACCACCAGATCCGGATCGTGCCGGGTGACACGGTGATCCTGGCGTCGTCCCTGATCCCGGGCAACGAGAACGCGGTCTACCGCGTGATCAACGGCCTGACGCGCTGGGGCGCCAACGTCGTCCACAAGGGCAACGCGAAGGTCCACGTCTCGGGCCACGCCTCGGCCGGCGAGCTGCTGTACTTCTACAACATCTGCAAGCCGAAGAACCTGATGCCGGTACACGGCGAATGGCGCCACCTGCGGGCCAACGCCGAGCTCGGCGCGCTGACCGGAGTGCCGAAGGACCACATCGTCATCGCGGAGGACGGCGTGGTCGTCGACCTCGTCGACGGCAAGGCGAAGATCGTCGGCAAGGTCCAGGCCGGTTATGTGTACGTCGACGGCCTCTCGGTCGGCGACGTCACGGAGACCTCCCTCAAGGACCGCCGCATCCTCGGCGACGAGGGGATCATCTCGGTCTTCATCGTGGTCGACAGCTCCTCCGGCAAGATCGTGGGCGGCCCGCACATCCAGGCCCGCGGCTCGGGCATCGACGACGGCGCGTTCACCGCTGTCGTGCCCAAGGTCGAGGAGGCTCTCAACAAGTCGGCGCAGGACGGGGTGATGGAGCCGCACCAGCTCCAGCAGCTGGTCCGCCGCACGGTGGGCAAGTGGGTCTCCGACACCTACCGCCGGCGCCCGATGATCCTTCCGGTGGTCGTCGAGGTCTGA
- the dapB gene encoding 4-hydroxy-tetrahydrodipicolinate reductase: MSKLRVAVLGAKGRIGSEAVRAVEAAGDMELVAALGRGDTLDTLVDTGAQAVVELTTPASVMENLDFCVRHGIHAVVGTTGWNDERLARLNTWLAGSPGTGVLIAPNFSIGAVLTMKFAEQAARYFESVEVIELHHPNKADAPSGTAHRTAQLIAEARDEAGRPPQPDATATALDGARGADVDGVPVHSVRLRGLLAHQEVLLGGEGETLTIRHDSLHHSSFMPGILLGTRRVVTTPGLTFGLEHFLDLN; encoded by the coding sequence ATGAGCAAGCTGCGCGTGGCCGTTCTCGGCGCCAAGGGGCGCATCGGTTCCGAGGCCGTACGGGCCGTCGAGGCAGCCGGTGACATGGAGCTGGTGGCCGCACTCGGCCGTGGCGACACACTGGACACCCTGGTGGACACCGGTGCCCAGGCGGTCGTCGAGCTGACCACTCCCGCATCGGTGATGGAGAACCTCGACTTCTGTGTCCGGCACGGCATCCACGCGGTCGTCGGAACCACCGGCTGGAACGACGAACGGCTCGCGCGGCTGAACACCTGGCTCGCCGGCTCGCCCGGGACCGGGGTGCTCATCGCGCCGAACTTCTCCATCGGCGCGGTCCTCACCATGAAGTTCGCGGAGCAGGCCGCCCGCTACTTCGAGTCCGTGGAGGTCATCGAGCTCCACCACCCGAACAAGGCGGACGCCCCCTCCGGCACCGCGCACCGGACCGCCCAGCTCATCGCCGAGGCCCGCGACGAGGCCGGACGCCCCCCGCAGCCGGACGCCACCGCCACGGCCCTGGACGGCGCCCGCGGCGCCGACGTCGACGGGGTCCCGGTCCACTCGGTCCGGCTGCGCGGGCTCCTCGCCCACCAGGAGGTCCTGCTCGGAGGCGAGGGCGAGACCCTCACCATCCGCCACGACTCCCTGCACCACAGCAGCTTCATGCCGGGCATCCTGCTCGGCACCCGCCGTGTGGTCACCACTCCCGGCCTCACCTTCGGCCTGGAACACTTCCTCGACCTGAACTGA
- the dapA gene encoding 4-hydroxy-tetrahydrodipicolinate synthase, producing the protein MAPISTPQTPFGRVLTAMVTPFTADGALDLDGAQRLATHLVDAGNDGLVVNGTTGESPTTSDAEKDRLVRAVLEAVGDRAHVVAGIGTNDTRHSIELARTAERSGAHGLLAVTPYYNKPPQEGLLRHFSAIADSTGLPVMLYDIPGRSGVPIDTETLVRLAEHPRIVANKDAKGDLGRASWAIAQSGLAWYSGDDMLNLPLLSVGAIGFVSVVGHVVTPDLRALIEAHLGGDVQKATEIHQKLLPVFTGMFRTQGVITAKAALTLQGLPAGPLRLPLVELTAQETAQLKIDLAAGGVQL; encoded by the coding sequence ATGGCTCCGATCTCCACTCCGCAGACCCCCTTCGGGCGGGTCCTCACCGCTATGGTCACGCCCTTCACGGCGGACGGTGCACTCGACCTCGACGGCGCCCAGCGGCTCGCCACCCATCTGGTGGACGCAGGCAACGACGGCCTGGTCGTCAACGGCACCACCGGCGAGTCCCCGACCACCAGCGACGCGGAGAAAGACCGGCTCGTACGAGCGGTACTCGAAGCCGTCGGAGACCGGGCCCACGTCGTCGCCGGCATCGGCACCAACGACACCCGGCACAGCATCGAACTGGCCCGTACCGCGGAGCGCTCCGGCGCCCACGGCCTTCTGGCGGTCACCCCCTACTACAACAAGCCGCCGCAGGAAGGGCTCCTGCGCCACTTCAGCGCCATCGCGGACTCCACCGGACTCCCGGTGATGCTGTACGACATCCCCGGGCGCAGCGGTGTGCCGATCGACACGGAGACGCTCGTACGGCTCGCCGAGCACCCCCGGATCGTCGCCAACAAGGACGCCAAGGGAGACCTGGGGCGCGCCAGCTGGGCCATCGCCCAGTCCGGTCTCGCCTGGTACTCCGGCGACGACATGCTCAACCTCCCCCTCCTGTCGGTCGGCGCCATCGGCTTCGTCTCGGTCGTCGGCCATGTCGTCACCCCCGACCTGCGCGCGCTCATCGAGGCGCACCTCGGCGGCGACGTGCAGAAGGCCACCGAGATCCACCAGAAGCTGCTTCCCGTCTTCACCGGGATGTTCCGTACCCAGGGTGTGATCACAGCCAAGGCCGCGCTCACCCTCCAGGGTCTGCCCGCCGGCCCGCTCAGGCTGCCCCTGGTCGAACTCACCGCGCAGGAGACGGCCCAGCTCAAGATCGATCTGGCTGCCGGCGGGGTACAGCTGTAA